One Fusobacterium nucleatum genomic window carries:
- a CDS encoding autotransporter-associated N-terminal domain-containing protein codes for MVNNSLNRVENTLRSIAKRYKSVKYSLGLAILFLMMGVSAFSEDIIPQAQVLSREEIASSKDNLKGSIGNLQSKIDTAKKENEKGLKGLKLELIQLMEQGDQVVKSPWASWQFGAHYIYSKWNGEYKGRGDKTEKYTYYGKYGQSNNIYENYISPNSKKYSTLSRGTNVTSATSNNRIGLNHSYGLVEAQRVQEGIVGFNVSAAIRPKQVQKGTIIIADKNPVTPEQPEAISFNTPNINITPPAALTLTAAAPTVNAPTVGTPNVNIPNLPSSISFSPVTPSVTAPTAPSISLISPVNLSFTSTGFGQNDQSRINPNLVSATAGKIALENFSNYITGNGGADTLKITSTGALTKWDGTNVSASGGYTSLGGIAPHPNGDLVPGSATSSLHSFISHTIDQNSTISGKYDITRDNTGNQTITFLSLNPYMVGYNSNGDKTVKIGSGATITLHTTIPSGSTNALVAVEHQLLAGTHGGNKVSTYNTPSGATSIFENAGTIDLNSGKNMVGIMIDTEYFYANTNSYFKKKPSTKNTGLIKISSGASESIAIDFGLYIPQPGASDINLFGPNTNVTVGNILIEGTKSYGYRQKDYSSAGNPRYYDVTGTVDGSTGIITLKGSQNVGYSIAQGKSTGDPISNFKKMQVLVAGTNNVGFLRNSNTTATNSNDMVLDAAKLGNTFNFDKTATGGALIRSDIHGIVLDNNITVNKSGVKNSLMQAGGTGTVTLAANKTATSTASAEFYGMTAGDFDGVDDTDVAKAINKGTLNIGGNKSLGIAIDKGDQGSNDTTGTITFSGTNGAGVYNTGTFTNSGKINITGQNSIGIFNSGTGTTTINAGTNSKIVGTAKNSTGVFATGGTVTNNGTISMNAASVKGLVVNKNTANIINKGTVLAKGNGAVAAAALAGTITPTTGTITANGTSGIALYTGGGTINAIGGNIIAENGAINVYAKTGTINFKGATITTKASSLAFMYSKTGTVNFANATIANIGENGTAFYIAPATVPTTVKYSAFTGIGNISSKFTNLSNLTLRMSKNSNVAVASYVRSNLTNLAASNIGSLGAHIQDKSGGAGYNDYLLYKSELTANPGSTYAQFKKVGLSNSSIINNTTLSTNDNKVTLMAQENSVANLAWVKLTNNKIIELKGKNSLAMYAANGTITNSTSASISVGESGVAIYGNNKGIGDTNIVNNGTITVGKNSTAIYATNYVKTGLENKGTISLNGNNAVGMSFAPKFSIAKVFENKGTIKSSTNSLIGNTAMVANKDAKSVQYTALNSGIISLANKGIGMYTNTSKSNVTTAPILSNKGNIIVGEHGIGLFGYQENTTGNITVGNGGIGLYSKGGAVRIGSTSVSPIIKVGNNNATAVFVAGNGQTVTSTNAKYNIGSNSYGFVNTGANTLNISGGSATLTDNGVFIYSSNTSGNIISKTTITSSGSKGSNLGIYSTGIVNNNGNITFIKGIGNIGVYATNNGIINNNGKITLGASTITKRSIGVISNIGTINNIGNVVVNGKYGVGAYSTGSASKVNNKGSITLSGDETIGAYGAGSSNINLISGKVEINGNKSTGYYLDGGTNSKIASGAKINIIGKESNGVYVNNHGVLTYIGTTKVSGDAAYGLIVDGNSKVNATGGTLIVNGTTGINKASSSATNTRGAAGLVVMQGSKLTGNGLTVNANVSGVNSVGIYSAGNLAINSANISAYDSAVNFFTNNGGTLSIGNNGGTSKVVTGTGNTKGALLFYSPSGRILLNGTVNATVEGSSSILKRGTAFYYTGSGTLGNIGTYSTLSPTNVATWAKASFGNGTYSTLGKLNLTMNPNSRLFLTEKINMNLSNTSVTNLFSGLSTSERPNVTGSNYKTFMLYHSHLNVDKAVNLDNTNDGYRLMEISSSAITNNNTINGTKAGQIAMAQENDTTTKSVVTLKNNRIINLSGANSAGIYGKNAIINNTNKITVTKSSTGIYGLKNTEISNTGSITAGNSSTAIYYSDVEKDSKGTIIRVANTVTGLTNAGTIRLNGNDAVGLTYEPGNITGTVTFENSSKASITSTGDKNVGMFAKLALNKATYNTINNGIITLGNSASMNNPNVGMYTNATVRGTNPLINNGNITVGKNSVGIYGFETTNTGNITVGDASVAIYSKGGNINLNGGNIKTATKEAVGVYTVGNGQTITNNNTTFKLGNTSFGFVNVGRGNNITSTGGSATLSNNGVFIYSNDRAGAINNSTAISSTGTTGSNYGIYASGRANNTANINFGAGIGNVGMYMVNGGIGRNSATITVGGSDPSNEIYSVGMAAGYIGDKSTPATTGIIENSGTINVNGISGIGMYGAGARTTVTNNGNIILKASNTTGIYVEEGAKAVNNGVIKTGASGLTNVSGVVLGRGSTLVNNNLIDIDATNGVGVYIKGGTIINEGTINVRGVGSQKKFTLTNTRTTKGIGNVDINAPAGSQTATITDNGVRVRPTIVTTTAQKPVSVSASSVGLYVNTSGKTYTNAINNLGALTSEADLIIGAEAAESTLSKYIQINDSKILGSYNNAIVNGGVSKWNIYAGSLTWISTPTLDKATGAIKNLYMAKISYTQWAKDKNTFNFTDGLEQRYGKEALGSRENEVFQKITKIGNNQEVLLYQAYDEMMGHQYANVQQRIQATGNILDKEFGYLRTDLRAASKNSGKIKTFGSKGEYKTNTAGILGYKNNAYGVAYVHENEDIKLGRGTGWYSGIVQNTIKFKDIGKSKEEQLQTKVGIFKSVPFDDNNSLNWTISGDIFVGHNKMNRKYLVVDEIFNAKSKYYTYGIGIKNEIGKEFRLSEGFSIRPYGALKVEYGRNTKIKEKSGQIRLEVKENDYISVKPEVGTELAYKHYFGTKALRTSIRVAYENEIGKVGDVKNKARVSYTSANWYDLRGEKEDRKGNVKFDLNVGLDNTRIGVNANVGYDTKGENLRGGVGLRVIF; via the coding sequence ATGGTTAATAATAGTCTTAATAGGGTGGAAAACACTTTACGTTCTATAGCCAAAAGATACAAAAGTGTAAAATATTCACTAGGTTTAGCAATTCTATTCTTGATGATGGGGGTAAGTGCTTTTTCTGAAGATATTATACCTCAAGCTCAAGTATTATCAAGAGAAGAAATAGCATCATCTAAGGATAATCTAAAAGGATCTATTGGTAATTTACAGTCTAAGATAGATACAGCTAAAAAGGAAAATGAAAAAGGATTAAAAGGATTAAAATTAGAGCTAATTCAATTAATGGAACAAGGAGATCAAGTTGTAAAATCACCTTGGGCTTCATGGCAATTTGGAGCTCATTATATATATAGTAAATGGAATGGAGAATATAAAGGAAGAGGAGATAAAACTGAAAAATATACTTATTATGGAAAATATGGACAATCAAATAATATCTATGAAAATTATATTTCTCCAAATAGTAAAAAATATTCTACTCTGTCAAGAGGAACTAATGTAACATCAGCAACTAGTAATAACAGAATAGGTTTAAATCATAGTTATGGTCTAGTTGAAGCTCAAAGAGTACAAGAAGGAATAGTAGGGTTTAATGTAAGTGCAGCAATAAGACCTAAACAAGTGCAAAAAGGTACAATCATTATAGCTGATAAGAATCCTGTTACACCAGAACAACCTGAAGCTATAAGTTTTAATACACCTAATATAAATATAACTCCTCCTGCAGCATTGACATTGACAGCAGCAGCTCCAACAGTTAATGCTCCAACAGTAGGAACACCAAATGTAAATATACCTAATTTACCAAGTTCTATAAGCTTTTCACCTGTTACACCATCTGTAACAGCACCAACTGCTCCAAGTATAAGTTTAATAAGCCCAGTAAATTTATCATTTACTTCAACAGGATTTGGTCAAAATGATCAATCAAGAATAAACCCAAATTTAGTTTCTGCTACAGCTGGAAAAATTGCATTAGAAAATTTTAGTAACTATATTACTGGAAATGGTGGAGCAGATACTTTAAAAATTACAAGTACTGGAGCATTGACTAAATGGGATGGAACTAATGTAAGTGCAAGTGGTGGATATACCTCATTAGGAGGAATTGCTCCTCATCCAAATGGAGATTTAGTTCCTGGAAGTGCGACTAGTTCATTGCACTCTTTCATAAGTCATACTATTGACCAAAATTCAACTATTTCTGGGAAATATGATATAACTAGAGATAATACTGGAAATCAAACTATAACATTTTTAAGTCTAAATCCATATATGGTAGGTTATAATTCAAATGGAGATAAGACAGTTAAAATAGGAAGTGGAGCGACTATAACATTACACACTACTATTCCATCAGGAAGTACAAATGCATTAGTTGCAGTTGAACATCAACTATTAGCAGGGACACATGGTGGTAATAAAGTCTCAACATATAATACTCCTAGTGGAGCAACATCTATTTTTGAAAACGCAGGGACTATAGATTTAAATAGTGGTAAAAATATGGTTGGTATTATGATAGATACTGAATATTTCTATGCTAATACTAATTCATACTTTAAGAAGAAGCCTAGTACAAAAAATACAGGATTAATAAAAATTAGTTCAGGAGCTAGTGAAAGTATAGCAATAGATTTTGGTTTATATATTCCACAACCTGGAGCTTCAGATATAAATCTTTTTGGACCAAATACTAATGTAACAGTTGGAAATATTCTGATAGAAGGAACTAAAAGTTATGGATATAGACAAAAAGATTATAGTTCAGCTGGGAATCCAAGATATTATGATGTTACAGGAACAGTAGATGGTTCAACAGGTATAATAACTTTAAAGGGTAGTCAAAATGTTGGATATTCAATAGCTCAAGGGAAATCTACTGGTGATCCTATTTCTAACTTTAAAAAAATGCAAGTTTTAGTTGCTGGTACTAATAATGTTGGATTCTTAAGAAATTCTAATACTACTGCTACAAATTCAAATGACATGGTACTAGATGCTGCAAAGTTGGGAAATACTTTTAATTTTGATAAAACTGCAACAGGTGGAGCTCTTATAAGAAGTGATATTCATGGAATAGTTTTAGATAATAATATCACTGTTAATAAAAGTGGGGTTAAAAATTCATTAATGCAGGCTGGTGGTACAGGAACTGTTACATTAGCAGCAAATAAAACAGCTACTTCAACAGCTTCAGCTGAATTTTATGGAATGACAGCAGGAGATTTTGATGGAGTTGATGATACAGATGTTGCAAAAGCAATAAATAAAGGGACTTTAAATATTGGTGGAAATAAAAGTTTAGGAATAGCAATAGATAAAGGAGATCAAGGTTCTAATGATACCACAGGTACTATAACTTTCAGTGGTACTAATGGAGCTGGTGTATACAATACAGGTACATTTACTAATTCTGGTAAAATTAATATTACTGGGCAAAATAGTATAGGTATATTTAATAGTGGTACAGGAACTACAACAATAAATGCTGGAACTAATTCTAAAATAGTAGGTACTGCTAAAAATTCAACAGGAGTATTTGCAACAGGAGGAACAGTAACAAATAATGGAACTATTTCTATGAATGCTGCTTCTGTAAAAGGTTTAGTAGTAAATAAAAATACTGCTAATATAATAAATAAAGGGACTGTTCTTGCAAAAGGAAATGGTGCTGTTGCTGCTGCTGCTTTAGCAGGGACTATCACTCCAACAACTGGAACTATTACTGCTAATGGAACTTCTGGAATAGCTCTATACACTGGTGGAGGAACTATTAATGCTATTGGTGGAAATATTATTGCTGAAAATGGTGCTATTAATGTCTATGCAAAAACAGGTACTATTAATTTCAAAGGAGCTACTATTACAACTAAAGCTAGTTCATTAGCATTTATGTATAGTAAGACAGGTACAGTTAATTTTGCTAATGCAACTATTGCCAATATAGGAGAAAATGGAACGGCTTTCTATATTGCACCAGCAACAGTACCTACTACAGTTAAGTATTCTGCATTTACTGGAATAGGAAATATATCATCAAAATTTACTAATTTAAGTAACTTAACTTTAAGAATGTCTAAGAACTCTAATGTTGCAGTTGCTTCTTATGTTCGTTCTAACTTAACTAATCTTGCAGCTAGTAATATTGGTAGTTTAGGTGCTCATATTCAAGATAAAAGTGGTGGGGCAGGATATAATGATTATTTACTATATAAGAGTGAATTGACTGCTAATCCAGGTTCTACTTATGCCCAATTTAAAAAAGTTGGTTTATCTAACTCATCTATTATCAATAATACTACTCTAAGTACAAATGATAATAAAGTTACTTTAATGGCTCAAGAAAATTCAGTTGCTAATCTAGCTTGGGTAAAATTAACTAATAATAAAATTATTGAATTAAAAGGAAAAAACTCACTTGCAATGTATGCTGCTAATGGAACTATTACTAACTCTACAAGTGCTAGTATTTCTGTAGGTGAAAGTGGAGTTGCTATCTATGGTAATAATAAAGGTATTGGAGATACTAACATAGTAAATAATGGGACTATAACTGTTGGTAAAAATTCTACTGCTATTTATGCAACTAACTATGTTAAAACTGGTCTTGAAAATAAAGGAACTATCAGTCTTAATGGGAATAATGCTGTAGGTATGAGTTTTGCTCCTAAATTTTCTATAGCTAAAGTTTTTGAAAATAAAGGAACTATTAAAAGTTCTACTAATTCTCTAATTGGAAATACTGCTATGGTTGCTAATAAAGATGCTAAATCTGTTCAATACACAGCTTTAAACTCTGGAATTATTTCACTTGCTAATAAAGGTATAGGAATGTATACCAATACTAGTAAAAGTAATGTAACAACAGCTCCTATACTATCTAACAAAGGAAATATAATAGTTGGAGAACATGGTATAGGATTATTTGGATATCAAGAAAATACAACTGGAAATATAACAGTTGGAAATGGTGGTATAGGTTTATATTCAAAAGGAGGCGCTGTAAGAATTGGAAGTACATCAGTTAGTCCAATAATTAAAGTTGGAAACAATAATGCTACTGCCGTATTTGTAGCTGGTAATGGACAAACTGTAACAAGTACAAATGCTAAATATAATATAGGAAGTAACTCTTATGGATTTGTGAATACAGGAGCTAATACTTTAAATATTTCTGGAGGTAGTGCTACATTAACAGATAATGGAGTATTTATTTATTCAAGTAATACAAGTGGTAATATTATAAGTAAGACAACTATTACTTCAAGTGGAAGTAAGGGTTCTAACTTGGGTATATATTCAACAGGTATTGTAAATAATAATGGAAATATCACTTTTATAAAGGGAATAGGAAATATTGGGGTATATGCAACAAATAATGGAATAATTAACAATAATGGAAAGATTACATTAGGAGCTTCAACAATTACAAAGCGTAGTATAGGAGTAATTTCAAATATTGGAACAATTAATAATATAGGTAATGTAGTAGTTAATGGTAAATATGGAGTAGGAGCATATTCAACAGGAAGTGCTAGTAAGGTAAATAATAAAGGAAGCATTACATTAAGTGGTGATGAAACAATAGGAGCTTATGGAGCAGGAAGTTCAAATATTAATTTAATCTCTGGAAAAGTAGAGATAAATGGAAATAAGAGTACAGGATATTATTTAGACGGAGGAACAAATAGTAAAATAGCTTCAGGAGCAAAAATAAATATAATTGGAAAAGAAAGTAATGGAGTATATGTAAATAATCATGGAGTATTGACATATATAGGAACAACAAAAGTAAGTGGAGATGCAGCTTATGGATTAATAGTAGATGGAAACTCTAAGGTAAATGCAACAGGAGGAACTTTAATAGTAAATGGAACAACAGGAATTAATAAAGCATCATCAAGTGCAACTAATACAAGAGGAGCAGCAGGATTAGTAGTAATGCAAGGTTCTAAGTTAACAGGTAATGGACTTACTGTTAATGCTAATGTATCTGGAGTGAACTCAGTTGGTATATATTCAGCAGGAAACCTTGCTATAAATTCTGCAAATATTTCTGCTTATGACAGTGCTGTAAACTTCTTTACTAATAATGGAGGAACTCTATCTATTGGTAATAATGGAGGAACTAGTAAAGTTGTAACAGGAACTGGAAATACTAAAGGGGCTTTATTATTCTATTCTCCTAGTGGAAGAATTTTATTAAATGGAACTGTAAATGCAACTGTTGAAGGTTCATCAAGTATACTTAAAAGAGGAACTGCTTTTTACTACACAGGAAGTGGAACTTTAGGAAATATTGGAACTTATAGTACTTTATCTCCTACAAATGTTGCAACTTGGGCAAAAGCAAGTTTTGGAAATGGAACTTATAGTACATTAGGTAAATTAAATTTAACAATGAATCCAAATTCAAGATTATTCTTAACAGAAAAAATAAATATGAATTTATCTAATACTTCTGTTACTAATTTATTTAGTGGATTATCTACAAGTGAAAGACCTAATGTGACTGGTAGTAACTATAAGACATTTATGTTATATCATAGTCATTTGAATGTTGATAAAGCTGTTAATTTAGATAATACTAATGATGGATATAGATTAATGGAAATTTCAAGTTCAGCTATAACTAATAATAATACTATTAATGGTACTAAAGCTGGACAAATAGCTATGGCTCAAGAAAATGATACAACTACTAAGTCAGTTGTAACATTGAAAAACAATAGAATTATTAATTTATCTGGAGCAAACTCTGCAGGAATATATGGTAAAAATGCTATTATTAACAATACTAATAAAATAACTGTAACTAAGTCCTCAACAGGAATATATGGACTTAAAAATACAGAAATTTCTAATACAGGAAGTATTACAGCAGGTAACTCATCAACTGCTATATATTATTCTGATGTAGAAAAAGATTCTAAAGGAACTATAATAAGAGTTGCAAATACTGTAACAGGACTTACAAATGCTGGAACTATTAGATTAAATGGGAATGATGCTGTAGGATTAACATATGAACCTGGTAATATTACTGGAACTGTAACATTTGAAAACTCTTCAAAAGCTAGTATCACAAGTACTGGAGATAAAAATGTAGGTATGTTTGCTAAATTAGCTTTAAATAAAGCAACATATAACACTATAAATAATGGAATAATTACATTAGGTAACTCAGCTTCTATGAATAATCCAAATGTAGGAATGTATACTAATGCAACAGTAAGAGGTACTAACCCACTTATTAATAATGGAAATATAACTGTTGGTAAAAATTCAGTTGGAATATATGGATTTGAGACAACTAATACAGGAAATATAACTGTTGGAGATGCTTCAGTAGCTATATATTCTAAAGGTGGAAATATTAATTTAAATGGTGGAAATATTAAAACAGCTACTAAAGAAGCTGTTGGAGTGTATACAGTAGGCAATGGTCAAACTATTACTAATAATAACACTACATTTAAGTTAGGCAACACATCATTTGGATTTGTAAATGTTGGAAGAGGAAATAATATTACAAGTACAGGTGGAAGTGCAACTTTATCTAATAATGGAGTATTTATATATTCTAATGATAGAGCTGGAGCTATAAATAATAGTACAGCTATTTCTTCAACAGGAACCACTGGAAGCAACTATGGAATATATGCATCAGGTAGAGCTAATAATACAGCTAATATAAACTTTGGTGCAGGTATAGGAAATGTTGGTATGTATATGGTAAATGGAGGAATAGGTAGAAATAGTGCTACAATTACAGTTGGAGGTTCTGATCCATCAAATGAAATATATAGTGTAGGTATGGCAGCTGGATATATTGGAGACAAGAGTACTCCTGCAACAACTGGAATAATAGAAAATAGTGGTACAATTAATGTAAATGGTATTTCTGGAATAGGTATGTATGGAGCTGGAGCTAGAACAACAGTAACTAATAATGGTAATATTATATTAAAAGCTAGTAATACAACAGGTATCTATGTTGAAGAAGGAGCTAAGGCTGTAAATAATGGTGTTATTAAAACTGGAGCAAGTGGTTTAACAAATGTAAGTGGAGTTGTTTTAGGTAGAGGTTCAACATTGGTTAATAATAATCTAATAGATATTGATGCAACTAATGGAGTAGGAGTTTACATTAAAGGTGGAACTATTATCAATGAAGGTACAATTAATGTTAGAGGTGTTGGCTCTCAAAAGAAATTTACGTTAACTAATACTAGAACTACCAAAGGTATAGGAAATGTAGATATTAATGCACCTGCAGGTAGCCAGACTGCAACAATAACTGATAATGGAGTAAGAGTTCGTCCAACAATAGTAACTACAACTGCTCAAAAACCAGTATCAGTATCTGCATCAAGTGTAGGATTGTATGTAAATACCTCAGGAAAGACTTATACTAATGCTATTAATAATTTAGGTGCATTAACAAGTGAAGCTGACTTAATTATAGGAGCTGAAGCTGCAGAAAGTACATTAAGTAAATATATTCAAATAAATGATAGTAAAATTTTAGGTTCTTACAATAATGCTATTGTTAATGGAGGAGTATCAAAATGGAATATTTATGCAGGTTCATTAACTTGGATATCAACACCAACTTTAGATAAAGCTACAGGAGCTATTAAGAATCTATATATGGCTAAGATTTCATATACTCAATGGGCTAAAGATAAAAATACTTTTAACTTTACTGATGGATTAGAACAAAGATATGGTAAGGAAGCTTTAGGCAGTAGAGAGAATGAAGTATTCCAAAAAATAACTAAAATTGGAAATAACCAAGAAGTTTTATTATATCAAGCCTATGATGAAATGATGGGACATCAATATGCAAATGTACAACAAAGAATACAAGCAACTGGAAATATCTTGGATAAAGAATTTGGTTATTTAAGAACAGATTTAAGAGCAGCTTCTAAAAATTCTGGAAAGATTAAGACTTTTGGAAGTAAAGGTGAATACAAGACTAATACAGCAGGAATTTTAGGATATAAAAATAATGCTTATGGTGTAGCTTATGTTCATGAAAATGAAGATATTAAGTTAGGTAGAGGAACCGGCTGGTATTCAGGTATAGTACAAAATACTATAAAATTTAAAGATATTGGTAAATCAAAAGAAGAACAATTACAAACTAAAGTAGGAATATTTAAATCAGTACCATTTGATGATAATAATAGTCTGAATTGGACAATATCAGGAGATATTTTTGTAGGACATAATAAGATGAACAGAAAATATTTAGTAGTTGATGAAATATTCAATGCAAAATCTAAATATTATACTTATGGAATAGGAATTAAGAATGAAATAGGAAAAGAATTTAGATTAAGTGAAGGATTCTCAATAAGACCTTATGGAGCATTAAAAGTTGAATATGGAAGAAATACTAAGATAAAAGAAAAATCTGGTCAAATAAGATTGGAAGTAAAAGAAAATGATTATATCTCAGTAAAACCAGAAGTAGGAACAGAATTAGCTTATAAACACTACTTTGGAACTAAAGCATTAAGAACTTCAATTAGAGTTGCCTATGAAAATGAAATAGGAAAAGTGGGAGATGTTAAAAATAAAGCAAGAGTAAGCTATACATCAGCAAATTGGTATGATCTAAGAGGAGAAAAAGAAGATAGAAAAGGAAATGTTAAATTCGACTTAAATGTTGGCTTAGATAATACAAGAATAGGTGTAAATGCTAATGTAGGTTATGACACTAAAGGAGAAAATCTAAGAGGTGGAGTAGGCTTAAGAGTTATATTCTAA
- a CDS encoding OmpA family protein codes for MGKRKITKIIGMILFLLVFSLPIQALTTTEVRENTIRINALELKEVDITSSEAPKNLTIVLDEKALHFDFNKSDVKEDFFELLKNLKEFVEENNYEVTIVGHTDSVGSNQYNFKLSRKRAEAVKAKLLEFGLAEDRIVGIEAMGEEEPIASNDTKEGRAENRRVEFKLIQRDNK; via the coding sequence ATGGGAAAGAGAAAAATCACAAAAATAATAGGGATGATCTTATTCTTATTAGTATTTTCTTTACCTATTCAAGCTTTAACTACAACAGAAGTACGTGAAAATACTATAAGAATAAATGCCTTAGAATTAAAGGAAGTAGATATAACAAGTTCTGAAGCGCCTAAAAATTTAACTATAGTATTAGATGAAAAAGCTTTACATTTTGATTTTAATAAATCTGATGTAAAAGAAGACTTTTTTGAACTTCTTAAAAATTTAAAAGAATTTGTTGAAGAAAATAATTATGAAGTTACAATAGTAGGACATACAGATTCTGTTGGAAGTAATCAATATAACTTTAAACTTTCAAGAAAGAGAGCTGAAGCAGTAAAAGCAAAATTATTAGAATTTGGATTAGCAGAAGATAGAATAGTAGGAATAGAAGCAATGGGAGAAGAAGAACCTATAGCATCTAATGATACTAAAGAAGGTAGAGCTGAAAACAGAAGAGTTGAATTTAAATTAATTCAAAGAGACAATAAATAG
- a CDS encoding adhesion protein FadA — translation MKIKLILVSLLVLGTVSYSAEVNDAVAHEVMSEVQNIEAEYQALMQKEAERKEEFKQEKELLEKEVQELKERQLGREELYAKLQEDAKVRWHRGEYKKLLKRFDEYYNKLEQKLADKEQQIAELTKLLEVLN, via the coding sequence ATGAAAATTAAGTTAATACTAGTTTCATTACTTGTATTGGGAACAGTAAGTTATTCTGCTGAAGTTAATGATGCTGTTGCTCATGAAGTTATGAGTGAAGTTCAAAATATTGAAGCTGAATATCAAGCCCTTATGCAAAAAGAAGCTGAAAGAAAAGAAGAATTTAAGCAAGAAAAAGAATTGCTTGAAAAAGAAGTTCAAGAGTTGAAAGAAAGACAACTTGGTAGAGAAGAACTTTATGCTAAATTGCAAGAAGATGCTAAAGTTAGATGGCATAGAGGAGAGTACAAGAAACTTTTAAAAAGATTTGATGAGTACTACAACAAACTTGAACAAAAGTTAGCTGATAAAGAACAACAAATTGCTGAGTTAACTAAATTACTTGAAGTTTTAAATTAA
- a CDS encoding metalloregulator ArsR/SmtB family transcription factor, producing MKTIKVVNSCDCDSVNQELVDKVKKKFPEDEVLGDLSDFFKVIGDGTRIRILWALDVSEMCVCDIANVLNMTKSAVSHQLRALREADLVKFRKSGKEVLYSLSDNHVKEIFEQGLIHIQEDKKGDE from the coding sequence ATGAAAACAATAAAAGTTGTAAACTCCTGTGACTGTGATAGTGTAAATCAAGAATTAGTTGATAAGGTAAAAAAGAAATTCCCAGAAGATGAAGTTCTTGGAGATTTATCTGATTTCTTTAAGGTTATAGGAGATGGAACAAGAATTAGAATACTTTGGGCATTAGATGTAAGTGAAATGTGTGTTTGTGATATCGCAAATGTTTTAAATATGACAAAATCAGCAGTATCTCATCAATTAAGAGCTTTAAGAGAAGCTGATTTAGTAAAATTTAGAAAATCTGGAAAAGAAGTTCTTTATTCTTTATCAGACAACCATGTAAAAGAAATTTTTGAACAAGGTCTAATACATATACAAGAAGATAAAAAAGGAGATGAATAG
- a CDS encoding heavy-metal-associated domain-containing protein, with protein sequence MKKVFKLEGLNCAHCAAKIEEKVSKLEGVKSVVINFMTTKMTLESVDENIADVVEKVKKLINEVEPDVNMIKA encoded by the coding sequence ATGAAAAAAGTTTTTAAGTTAGAAGGATTAAATTGCGCTCACTGTGCAGCTAAAATTGAAGAAAAGGTTTCTAAATTAGAAGGAGTCAAATCTGTTGTAATTAATTTTATGACAACTAAAATGACTCTTGAAAGTGTTGATGAAAATATTGCTGATGTGGTAGAAAAAGTTAAAAAACTTATAAATGAAGTTGAACCTGATGTTAATATGATTAAAGCATAG